Proteins found in one Gymnogyps californianus isolate 813 unplaced genomic scaffold, ASM1813914v2 HiC_scaffold_83, whole genome shotgun sequence genomic segment:
- the LOC127029179 gene encoding LOW QUALITY PROTEIN: protocadherin gamma-A10-like (The sequence of the model RefSeq protein was modified relative to this genomic sequence to represent the inferred CDS: inserted 4 bases in 4 codons; deleted 1 base in 1 codon), with translation MCAAGRRWGRRERAVLWCVLVSAWEAAWGQLRYSVAEEMPKGSFVGDVAKDLRLDLPALRDSGVRVVSEGRTQYFALHGKTGHLVTAERLDREQLCELVAECVLRCEVIVEGEMQVYGIEVEITDINDNAPSFREAETEVRMSETTALGSRFPLAXAHDPDVGPNSLQRYELSGDEHFSLAVQAGPGGAQRPELVLAKALDREEAAFHELVLRASDGGEPARTGTARIRVAVLDANDNAPVFSQAEYTVRVPEDVPVGSVLVSVTAADADEGLNGHVKYSLKKVDWHRIFQLESETGAITLVRSLDFEEXRLYELEVQAXTAGPFDTAKVAISVTDVNDNAPQISVRSALAAISEDAPXGTVVALLHVQDRDSGANGEVRCSIAERVPFRLERSFEDYYRVVTASELDREAVAEYNVTVRAADGGSPALWSSAVLALRVLDVNDNAPVFAEARYSARLPENNAAGALVLTVRASDADWGQNARVRYRLSEGRVRGAPLSSYVSVQAETGALYALRSFDYEEVREVGLWVRAEDGGAPALSSNVSVRLVIVDENDNAPQVLYPPAAAAAGVELAPRSAEPGALVAKVVAVDADAGQNAWLSYELAKATEPGLFRVGLHSGEVRTARFPLARDAARQSLVVVVKDHGRPALSATATLTVVLAESVAELLSELGSAAAAPGEAAGSLTRWLVVAVAAVSCLFLAFLLLLLALRLRRWRRSQLLAAGSGALRGVPASHFVGIDGVRAFLHSYSHEVSLTADSRKSQLRLSGGSCCDTLPARPPPDEPAPLLGEDPAGARRADPAAPR, from the exons ATGtgcgcggcggggaggcggtgGGGCCGGCGGGAGCGAGCCGTGCTGTGGTGCGTGCTGGTGTCGGCGTGGGAGGCGGCGTGGGGGCAGCTGCGCTACTCGGTTGCCGAGGAGATGCCGAAGGGCTCGTTCGTGGGCGACGTGGCCAAGGACCTGCGGCTGGACCTGCCGGCGCTCCGCGACAGCGGCGTCCGCGTTGTCTCCGAAGGCAGGACGCAGTACTTCGCTCTGCACGGGAAGACGGGACATTTAGTGACGGCGGAGAGGCTAGACAGAGAGCAGCTGTGCGAGCTGGTGGCAGAATGCGTGCTGCGCTGTGAGGTGATAGTGGAGGGGGAAATGCAGGTTTACGGCATCGAAGTGGAAATCACGGACATTAACGACAACGCGCCCAGCTTCCGAGAGGCAGAAACGGAGGTGAGAATGAGCGAGACGACAGCGCTGGGGTCGCGGTTTCCCCTGG AGGCTCACGACCCGGACGTGGGACCGAATTCCCTGCAGAGGTACGAGCTGAGCGGCGACGAGCACTTCTCGCTGGCCGTGCAGGCGGGCCCCGGCGGGGCTCAGCGTCCCGAGCTGGTGCTGGCGAAGGCGCTGGACCGGGAGGAGGCGGCGTTTCACGAGCTGGTGCTGAGGGCGAGCGACGGCGGAGAGCCGGCGCGGACGGGCACGGCGCGGATCCGCGTGGCGGTGCTGGACGCGAACGACAACGCGCCCGTGTTCAGCCAGGCGGAGTACACGGTGCGTGTGCCGGAGGACGTGCCCGTGGGCTCCGTCCTCGTCAGCGTCACGGCCGCCGACGCCGACGAGGGGCTGAACGGGCACGTGAAATACTCCTTGAAGAAAGTCGAC TGGCATCGGATTTTCCAGCTGGAGTCTGAGACGGGAGCGATCACGCTGGTGCGGAGCCTGGACTTCGAGG GGCGACTCTACGAACTGGAGGTGCAGG GGACGGCGGGGCCTTTCGACACGGCGAAAGTCGCGATCAGCGTGACagacgtgaacgacaacgcgccccaGATTTCGGTGCGGTCGGCGCTGGCTGCGATCTCTGAGGACGCGC CGGGGACGGTGGTGGCCCTGCTGCACGTGCAGGACCGGGACTCGGGGGCGAACGGCGAGGTGCGGTGCAGCATCGCCGAGCGCGTCCCGTTCCGGCTGGAGCGGTCGTTTGAGGACTACTACCGCGTGGTGACGGCGAGCGAGCTGGACCGGGAGGCGGTGGCGGAGTACAACGTGACGGTGCGGGCGGCGGACGGCGGGTCGCCGGCGCTGTGGAGCAGCGCGGTGCTGGCGCTGCGGGTGctggacgtgaacgacaacgcgccggtgTTCGCGGAGGCGCGCTACAGCGCCCGGCTGCCCGAGAACAACGCGGCGGGCGCGCTGGTGCTGACGGTGCGGGCGTCGGACGCGGACTGGGGGCAGAACGCGCGCGTGCGGTACCGGCTGTCGGAGGGGCGGGTGCGGGGCGCGCCGCTGTCGTCGTACGTGTCGGTGCAGGCGGAGACGGGCGCGCTGTACGCGCTGCGCTCCTTCGACTACGAGGAGGTGCGCGAGGTGGGGCTGTGGGTGCGGGCGGAGGACGGCGGCGCGCCGGCGCTGAGCAGCAACGTGTCGGTGCGGCTCGTGATCGTGGAcgagaacgacaacgcgccgcAGGTGCTGtacccgccggcggcggcggc GGCGGGCGTGGAGCTGGCGCCGCGCTCGGCGGAGCCCGGGGCGCTGGTGGCCAAGGTGGTGGCGGTGGACGCGGACGCGGGGCAGAACGCGTGGCTGTCGTACGAGCTGGCCAAGGCGACGGAGCCGGGGCTGTTCCGCGTGGGGCTGCACAGCGGCGAGGTGCGGACGGCGCGCTTCCCGCTGGCCCGCGACGCGGCGCGGCAGAgcctggtggtggtggtgaaggaCCACGGGCGGCCGGCGCTGTCGGCCACGGCGACGCTGACGGTGGTGCTGGCCGAGAGCGTGGCCGAGCTGCTGTCGGAGctgggcagcgcggcggcggcgccgggcgagGCGGCCGGCAGCCTGACGCGGTGGCTGGTGGTGGCCGTGGCGGCCGTGTCCTGCCTCTTCCTcgccttcctgctgctgctgctggcgctgCGCCTGCGGCGCTGGCGCCGCTCGCAGCTGctggcggcgggcagcggcgcctTGCGCGGCGTCCCGGCCTCGCACTTCGTGGGCATCGACGGCGTCCGCGCCTTCCTGCACTCCTACTCGCACGAGGTGTCGCTCACCGCCGACTCGCGCAAGAGCCAGCTCCGCTTGTCGGGCGGCAGCTGCTGCGACACcctcccggcccggccgccgcccgaCGAGCCCGCGCCGCTGCTCGGGGAGGACCCTGCCGGCGCCCGCCGCGCGgaccccgccgctccccggTGA